GCCAAAACTTCTTTTCCTTCTACACGGAATTCTATTCTTTCCTGAATAATATTATAGATCTCACCCCATCCAGGGAATCCGCCTAAATTTCTATCGTCAATAAACCAGTCTGCATCTAATTTTCTGGATTGATTTTCAGAATCAAAAACTTCTCCTTCGAAGCTTGAGTTCACTGCATAAAATTCTATTCCGTTTTGCTTGCAAAATTCTATTGCTTCATCTAACGTTTTTCCGTGTCTGTATGTCCAAAGAATAAGCCTGTATCCTTCTGCCTGTAATCTTTTCAAGGTCTCGAAAGCGAAGATCTTTGCCTTCCCAATTCCCGGATAAGCATCATCAACAATAGTTCCGTCAAAGTCAACAGCAATCTTTTTATTATTTAACATTTTGTTCTTTTTTTAGCTTTGCAAAGATAAGAAATAAAAAAGAGTGCCAAAAAGAAAGGCACTCAATACTTTTATAATTTAAAATAATAATATGGGCTACTAGCTCTTAACCCAGTTAAACTGGAACTGAAGATCCGGAGTAGAAACTCTGTCTGTAATCTTCTGTAGTCTTGCAGGTAATTTCATCAGGTATTCCTGAGCTTTTTCTGCTTTTTCTGTAAGACCTTTTACGTGCTCAATCTTCCATTCATCCAACAGATCTTTCATAATGTTGATATAATCCTGACCTGTATACACCATACATCTTTGTGCAGCATCTGAGAAATGTCCCCAAAGTTCTCCTGCCTTTTGTCCTGATTGTCTCATCAGGTGAGCCGGCATTACGATCTTCTTACGCATCATATCTTCGAAAGCAAGAATCATTTCTGATGGGTCTACTTCAAGGATTTTAGCTACGAAATGCTTGTAAGCTTTTGCATGTCTTGCTTCATCAGCTGCAATGACACCACACATTTTAGCTAATTTTCCGTTTCCGGACTGTTTAGCTAAAGTTCCTACTCTTCTGTGAGAGATATTGGTGGCTGTTTCCTGGAAACTTGTATAAATAAAGTTTCTGTATGGATCCATACTTGTTCCCAAGTCAAATCCATCATTAATAAGATATTGAGTGGTAATTTCTACCTCTCTCATATTGACTCTACCACACAGGTAAAGGTATTTATTTAATAAATCTCCGTGTCTGTTCTCTTCTGCTGTCCAGGCTCTCACCCAATTCGCCCAGCCTAATTTTTCCTCTTGATTGATTCCGTCAACACCCATTAACCAAGACTCATAAGAAGGAAGAGCTTCTTCCGTAATACAGTCTCCGATTAGCGTTACAAACAAGTCGTAAGGCATTTCACGGGCAAAAGTCTGAATTTCTTCCAGATCATGTTTAAATTCTTCGCTTGAAGGATCTGGTAAATAATCAGAAGGCTGCCAAATTTTTTCAATTGGAGTTAAAAATTTATCAAGAAAAGAACCTACTTCCTTTTCCAATAATCCCATTACTTCTTTCCTAACAAGCTTTTGATACATTTTTATATTCAGTTTTTAATTAACAAAGATATGATTTATTTATTATTTAACGCATAATAAAGTATGCAACTCATACCTTATCTGACATAAATCATAAAAAATGCCGATATATAAGTATAACGGCATTTTTTTAACAATATTATTGAATTTTAGTTAACTAAAATATCTCCTGTCATTGCATTTGGTATTTCTACTCCCATTACACTAAGGATGGTAGGCGCTACATCGCCCAATTTTCCTGGCTTTAAGCTCCAAGTATGGTCTTTATCCATCACAATAAAAGGTACTAAATTCGTTGAGTGCTGTGTATTAGGTGTTCCATCTGGATTCAGCATTACATCTGAATTTCCATGGTCAGCCAAAATGAATACAGCATATCCGTTTTCGTAAGCTGCAGTAGCTACTTTTTCGATACATGCATCTACTGTTTCTGCTGCTTTTACTGCTGCTTCAAACACTCCTGTATGCCCTACCATGTCTGTATTCGCAAAGTTCAGACAAACGAAATCCGCAGTCCCTGCTCGAGTTCCGGAACAATAGCATTGGTAATATCATACGCTGACATTTCAGGTTTTAAATCATAAGTAGGAACGTCTTTAGGACTTGGACACAACAATCTTTTTTCCCCATTGAATTCCTCTTCTCTTCCTCCTGAGAAGAAGAAAGTAACGTGTGGATATTTTTCGGTTTCAGCAATTCTGATCTGAGTTTTTCCGTTCTTCTCCAAAACTTCGCCCATTGTTTCTGTTAAAACATTTTCGTCAAAAACTACCTGAACATTCTGGAATGTCTTGTCGTAATTGGTTAATGTAATATAATTAAGGTTTAGCTTTTTCATTGAATATTCAGGGAAATCCTTTTGAGAAAGCACTTCTGTAATTTCTCTTCCTCTGTCTGTACGGAAGTTGAAACAAATTACCACATCATTCTCAATAATCTTAGCAACAGGTACAATATTTCCTGTAGCGGTAGTATTCATTAAAATGATAGGTTTCAGGAATTCATCTGTTACATTATTGTCATAAGAAGCACGGATAGATGCCAAGGCGTCTGTACTTTGCTCTCCTATTCCTTCTACAAGGGCATCGTAAGCTAATTTTACACGCTCCCATCTTTTATCTCTGTCCATGGCGTAGTATCTTCCTACAACAGTAGCCAGCTTTCCGGTAGTGGCTTCCATATGGTTCTGAAGCTCTTCAATAAAGCCTAATCCGGAATGCGGATCGCAGTCTCTTCCGTCTGTGAATGCATGTACAAAGACATTTCATTCAGACCAAATTCTTTAGCTGCAGTCAATAAGCCTTTCAGGTGATTGATATGTGAGTGTACTCCTCCATTGGAAACCAATCCTATAAAGTGTATTTTTTTATTTTCTTTTTTGGCATAATCAAAAGCATCCTGAATGACTTTTTCCTGTCCCAAGGTTCCGTTTTCAACGGCCATATTTAGTTTTACCAGATTTTGGTAAACAACTCTTCCGGCTCCAAGGTTCATGTGTCCTACTTCGGAATTTCCCATCTGTCCTGCAGGAAGACCAACCGCTGAACCGCTTGCTTCAAGGGTAGTGTGTGGAAATCTTTGATAACAGCTATCTATAAATGGTGTATTTGCTTTGTCTATGGCAGAAACGTCCGGGTTTGTTCCCAATCCCCATCCGTCAAGAATTGCTAATATTGCTTTTTTTGACATTTTGTAAAACTTTAGTACACAAATTTACCTAATTTCCGATGAATAGAAGAATTTGAAACCTCCAATTTTACACCAAGCTCATAATCAAAATCTAACATTGATAGAGACGGGATATTTTAAATCTTATAATATCTCGCAGATTCAACAGATTGAGCAGATCTTAATTATTTTTATTTTATTTAATATGATTATTCTTTAAAAAAGTCTTCGAACTTCATATTGTTGTTCTTTGTATATTCTTTAATATAGGGATCTAAGAACCCACTTTCTTTTAAGAATAATAAAGGATCGCTAATATTTAAAATATCTCTAATTGCTTTGTGCTTATCGGTCTGTTTATTGAAATAGGCTTCAGAAATTTTATATCCCATCCAATACCCGAGATCATTGGGACGGTCGTCTTTCTTGGTGGTTCCATAAAGCCAATCCATAGGACTGCTTGTTTTTAATACGGTTACAAATTCTCTGTATAATTTGTCAGAATGAGCCTCGCCATACTGATAAAACGGGCTATTATTTGTTTCTCCTGAAACCAGCTCACTGATAAAATCGGCACTTCCTTCGCTAATACAGTATTTCAGCAAATTATCTTTTCCTTTAATATTCTGTTGAAAATGGACTAATTCATGTGAAATAAGTCCAACAATTCCATCCAAATTTCTAAGGTTTTCTGTTCCTATCATCACACCGTCTTTGGTAAAAGTACCTCCGGTATTGAATCTTCCGTATACAAAATAGATGGGTGGAAATTGGGCTTCAGGATACCAATACTTCATTCCTGCGTAAATGGATCTAATTCTTTTTTCTTTTTGTTTCAACCCTGATAAAACATTGCGGCTTTCCAGGTAATCTGCTTTTCTCTTTTTTGCCATTGTATATAGAGAGTCAGCATTAATGATCCTGTTTTCTGTAAAACCTTTCACACCTGGAGAACCATTTTTCATATAGTCTATGAATGGATTCTGTTTTGAGGTTTCCATTTTATCAAATGCTTTCCAGAAGTTTTCGGTATCTTTTGTTTCAAAAACAGCCTTTAAAGGGTCAGTAGAAAAACCGGTTTGGGCGTTGGTTATTCCGAATGTAAGAAGTAAAGTTGCGAAAATATGGCTGGTTTTCATATTAGTTTTTAAAGGTAACGATCAAAAATATAAAAAATTGTACCGGATCTAAGTTTAAAACTATATTTTTCAGCATCCAACCTCATCTTTAGATTTTGATGAAGCATATTTCTCTAAAAAAGGTTTATAATTTCAGAAACAGATCTTCTATAAATGAATAAATCTTTTTAATTTTGCGTTATGGACTTACGTGATCAACTGAAGAATCTTTTTCCTGAACATGAAGAGCAGGATTTTGAAATGCCTGAAGAAGCATTCAAGCAGAAAGAACCATTGGTATGCAAATTTGAGAAGAAAGGAAGAAATGGCAAGCCTGTAACGGTTGTTGAAGGTTGGGAAGGCAGTGAAGAAGACCTTAAAAAAATCTCAAAGAAAATAAAAACCACCTTAGGAATAGGCGGTTCTGAGAAGGACGGGACGATTATCATTCAGGGAGACAACCGTGATAAAATAATGGCTATCCTTAAAGATATGGGTTATAAAACCAAACGTGTTGGCGGGTAGGTCTAGAAATAGACCTGGGTTTCCGGCAGTAACGTTTTTAGTTTCTCAATTTTAGATTTTTCTATAGGATTTCCTGTAAGAATCAAGGTTTTCAGCTTTTTAAGCTGACTTATTTCTACAGGAATATCTTTCAGACTATTGTTGGCCAGATTCATACTGACCACATTCTTTAATCCTTTTATACCAGATGAAATTTCCGTGATATTATTATCACTGGCATTCAGAAATTCAAGTTCCTGAGCTTTAAAAAGATTTTCCGGAAGTCGGCTAATTGCATTTTGTTGCAATTCAAGATATTTTAAATTCTTGGGAAATGACAAGTTGCCCATGTCATTGATTTGGTTATTGGCCAGATTTAAAAATTTTAAATTTTTGATCTTATAGAGTCTGTCAGTGATAAAACTAATTTGATTTCCTTCCAGATTGATCTCCTGCAAACTAGGAATTTCCATAAGTGCTTCTGGAAAGACATTAAGGTTATTGGCATCGAAATGAACAACTTTAAGGTTTTGAAGTTTGGCAATATTAGGATTAATACTTGTCAGACTATTCAGGTTTATGGAAAATGTAGTCAGCTTTTTAAGTTCATTGATTTCATCGGGAATATATTTGATGCTGTTTTCGTTTACATTCAAAAATTCCAATTCTTTGAGTGTAAATAATACCTGATCCATTTTCTCCAGCTTATTTGCCATTATATTTAAAAAGAATATTGAATCCAGTTTTGCAATCTGAGGTGGAAGATTAAACAATCCTTTTTCTCTGAAGCTCATACTGTAAACAGTTTTCTCACTCTTCAAAGCGTCTTCAATATTGGTAAAAGTAGGATATTTGACCGGGTCAATCTGAGCGTTCACCTGAGACAAAGATAAAATGGAAATAAGTAGGATAACCTTTTTCATATGGAGATATTTACAGTTTTTTAAAGATCCTATGCAATTGCATTATCTTAATCTGTGTTTGCAAATCATAACGATTTATAAACAGAAAAAGCCTGCCAGTAACTTTCGCTACCAACAGGCAGAATTATAAATAATTTATTTCTTTAAAAGTTTTACCGTTTTCTGGAATCCTCCTTCTGCTTCAATATTAAGGATTAAAACACGAGATCCTTCCAATTGTGGTGTAAAGTCAAGGTCTAATGCTTTGTTTGTTCCATTAAACTTCTTCGTATACACAATTTTTCCGTCCATACTATAAGCGGTCACCGAAATATCTTTTAATCCTTTTGGTGAATTGATTTTCACTATTCCGGAGGTAGGATTTGGTGCTACCGTTACTGTATTTTCTTCTATTTTATTTTCCCCTGTTCCCAAAGAACCCTGAGTTCCTAAGTTTCCTTTAAGGGCAATAACCACAGTAGCAGATTTTCCTCTGTAATCAATTGTATTTCCTGTAGCATCAATATCTGTAGAGATGGTAGCATCAGGATGCTGAATTGAGAAGAAACCGAATTTATGGTCAGGCGTGAATGTTAATCCTGTAGGTTCAGATCCTGCCGGCATAGAAGCAAATAATCTTACTTTCGGATTAGCCTGTGTATGATCCGGAGCAATTACCCAAATATAGTTTTTACCACCATCCTGAAGTACCCAAAGGTTTCCAAGCTCATCAAAGGTAAGGTTATCATTTCCATCAGCCCATGCTTCAGATTTTAACCCTTGAGGGGTATCAAATGAATATACTGTAGAATCTCCTCCTACGAAAGTTTCTACTTGCGAAGCTGTTGTTCCATCGTCTTTTAAACGGTATACTCTATCCAATCCTTTTGCTGTAAAATAAATTTTACCATCCAATGGACTGATATCCACATCTTCAATTCCGTTAAATTTAGTTCCCCCTAATGTTTTAGCTGCATTATTGGTATTGTTCTGATCTGCCTGCGTTTTATTAGGAACCTGAATCCATGTTGCTGTAGTCCCTGCCGGATCACCAGCTGCTGTTAATCCCTGATCTAATTTCAATACATAAAGATTTCCTGAAGAAAGATCATTGGGTGTATCCATTACATATTTATACACCATATGGGTACCTCCATCTTCTCCGTAATAGGCAACAGTCCCTGCATTATTGATGACCACATTTCATGGTTCATAATTCCCATCTGCCAAAGCTTCCCTTTAGAGCCGTCTGCATTTTTAGATATCACCTGAGCTGTTGCAGGATCAATTTCTACAAGCCAACCGTAATCTTTGTATCCATCGCCATTGGAGTCATTATTCGCTACAGATTCTTCTGCTGTTACTACAGTTCCCCATGGCGTAATACCTCCTGAACAGTTTCTGATTGTCTGTACCAAGCTAGGAGCTGAAAAGCTTACCGCTCTTGATCTGGTTAACTGCCAAAGCTTTGTAGAAGCATTATAATTAACCTCAGCCATTGTAACACCTCCCGGATTGGTTTCGTGATTTACGGAAAGATAACCGTTTGTACTGCTTCCGGATTTGGCAACATAAGCCGTAAAGTCATTCTGACCGCCAACTAAACCACCACCTTCAGTATAATTATCTCCTTCTTTTAAAATAAGCTGGTATTTGTGCTCTGCAGGAATAATTAGTTTATTTGTCTGTGCGGTAGGAACAATAGAGGTAAAGCAACTGATATGAGTACCATTACATGCAATAGGTGTTGGAGTGGTATTTCCTGTTGTTTTCAGATAGGCATCAATTCTAAGATCTGAACTGGTAACACTTCTATTATGCAATTCAATAGAAATTCTATTAACTCCGTTTACAAATTTTGATTTCGGAATAGAAAAAATATTATATATATTCTCGGCAGCCCCATCAATCGTTGTACTTGATAGGGTATTGAACGTAATTACCCCTGAAGGCATATTATCTCTTACGACTTCTTCTCCGTTAAGATAAACAACAATACCATCATCCCTCATTACACCCAATTCTACATTGTCCGAAAGAGTGGCCAAATCTATAGTAATATCTTTAGCAAAATAAGCCGTAACCAGCCCAGTATTTCCAGAGTGAATTGTTGTAGCAACAGGATCGCCATACCCTAATGGTGCATTACCTACAGGCCAGGAAGAGATGTTATAGCTTTTAGTTTTCCATGCATCAGGTTGTGCCTGATCAAGATCTTGATAACTCCATGATGTTCCTTTATCAAAAATAAGGGTCTGTGCATGGATGCCAGAAGTGGCAAGTAGAGCCAATGCTCCAATTGTTAGTAGTTGTTTCTTCATTTCAATTTCGATTTATTAGACCTTGCAAAGCTATTTTTTAAAGGCTACATTCCTGTTAATGGGATTTTAAATATGAACTCAGGAATATTAACTAATTTAAAACCTAATGTTAAGGGGATTAAGTTTTTGTTAAATAGCAGGTATTTATGCTCAACAATTTAGAAGTAAGAACAGAAAGAATATTTATTATTGTGAAGACCTTATTTCGTATACAAAAAAACCTAACAGATTTTAGAAACCTGTTAGGTTTAATTATAATTACCTATTACCTATACTCAATGTATCCTGAAAACCCTCCTACTTCACTTTACTCACATCCGTAAGAGCATTCAGAAAGGCAATGATCTGATTCATTTCTGTCTGTGTAAGATTTAATTTATCAGGTGCGAGCGTTTGGTTTTTCATCTTTAATCCCAATCCTTCTCCACCGCCTTCATTATAAAAATCCAATACCTCTTCTAAGGTATTAAAGGCTCCATTATGGAAATAGGGTTTGGTAAGGGCAACATTCCTAACTGTAACAGTTTTAAAAGAATAATCATAAATCCAGGATTTCTCTTTTTTCACCGGACTGCTTCCTCTTCCAAGATCCTGGTCAAGCTCTACAGGAAGCTGCTTGATAGGTCTTGTTGTAACTCCCAGTACTTCAGATTCATTTTCATTAAAAAATGGTGGTACTAATCCTGAGAAATGCGGAGCAAAATGACAGGTTGCACAATTGGCTTTCCCCATAAATAAATTGAATCCTTTTTTCACCTCTTCCGAAACGTTCTTTTCATTTCTCATAAAACGGTCAAAATCACTATCGAAAGAATACAAGGATGCAACATAAGAACTTAATGCCTTTGAAAAATTTTCTTTATTGATATTTCCATCTTTAAAAGCAGTTCGGAATGCTTTTTTATATTCCGGTTTTCTTTTTAATTTTTGGATAATGCCTTCATAGCTTGTATTAAATTCATCTTCATTATAAATAACGTGTTCAGCCTGTTGTTCAAGATAAAAAGCACGCAAGTCGTAGAAAAATCTTTTTGCAAAAACAGCATTATATAGTGAGGGCGAATTTCTTAGTACCGTTTTACCTTCCACATTACTTTGTGATTTGATCTTAAGATCTGTGAATGCATTTTCCTGAAGATGACAGGTAGCACAACTCATTTTTTCGTTACCGCTTAAATTCTGATCATAGAAGATTGATTTTCCAAGATTGCGAAGATTTTGATTATCCTCTGAAGATTTCAACAAGGTATAAAAATAAGGATCAAGAAAATCACTACTGAAAAGGTTCCTATTATTGACATTCCATCCTGAAAATTCTTTCAGATCATCAGCTCTTCCATCCCACTTTCCTAATTCCTCATATAAAGGCTGAATATATTTTTTATAAAACTCAATACGATCAAAAGTTTCAAAGTCATTATTTTTTGAAAGATAACTGATCGCTTCCCCTAAGGTCTGATCGGCTTTTTGAATATTATAATTTTTAAAATAAGGATCATCATTGATATATTTTTTCATTCCTGCAAAAGCATGACCGGCTTCTTCAGAGATATTCAGAGAACCTGGGGTATCGAAACCTGTTACTCCCAAAGAATAGATTCTGATTAATTCTATACGCAAAGGCAACGTTTTGTTATTTCCTTTACTGATCCCATTTTTCATAGCACTCAGATAGAAAGTTGAATAGCTGTTGTATAAAAAAT
This is a stretch of genomic DNA from Chryseobacterium tructae. It encodes these proteins:
- a CDS encoding translation initiation factor, with the translated sequence MDLRDQLKNLFPEHEEQDFEMPEEAFKQKEPLVCKFEKKGRNGKPVTVVEGWEGSEEDLKKISKKIKTTLGIGGSEKDGTIIIQGDNRDKIMAILKDMGYKTKRVGG
- a CDS encoding leucine-rich repeat domain-containing protein, which codes for MKKVILLISILSLSQVNAQIDPVKYPTFTNIEDALKSEKTVYSMSFREKGLFNLPPQIAKLDSIFFLNIMANKLEKMDQVLFTLKELEFLNVNENSIKYIPDEINELKKLTTFSINLNSLTSINPNIAKLQNLKVVHFDANNLNVFPEALMEIPSLQEINLEGNQISFITDRLYKIKNLKFLNLANNQINDMGNLSFPKNLKYLELQQNAISRLPENLFKAQELEFLNASDNNITEISSGIKGLKNVVSMNLANNSLKDIPVEISQLKKLKTLILTGNPIEKSKIEKLKTLLPETQVYF
- a CDS encoding DUF2268 domain-containing putative Zn-dependent protease (predicted Zn-dependent protease with a strongly conserved HExxH motif), producing MKTSHIFATLLLTFGITNAQTGFSTDPLKAVFETKDTENFWKAFDKMETSKQNPFIDYMKNGSPGVKGFTENRIINADSLYTMAKKRKADYLESRNVLSGLKQKEKRIRSIYAGMKYWYPEAQFPPIYFVYGRFNTGGTFTKDGVMIGTENLRNLDGIVGLISHELVHFQQNIKGKDNLLKYCISEGSADFISELVSGETNNSPFYQYGEAHSDKLYREFVTVLKTSSPMDWLYGTTKKDDRPNDLGYWMGYKISEAYFNKQTDKHKAIRDILNISDPLLFLKESGFLDPYIKEYTKNNNMKFEDFFKE
- a CDS encoding alkaline phosphatase PhoX, with translation MVINNAGTVAYYGEDGGTHMVYKYVMDTPNDLSSGNLYVLKLDQGLTAAGDPAGTTATWIQVPNKTQADQNNTNNAAKTLGGTKFNGIEDVDISPLDGKIYFTAKGLDRVYRLKDDGTTASQVETFVGGDSTVYSFDTPQGLKSEAWADGNDNLTFDELGNLWVLQDGGKNYIWVIAPDHTQANPKVRLFASMPAGSEPTGLTFTPDHKFGFFSIQHPDATISTDIDATGNTIDYRGKSATVVIALKGNLGTQGSLGTGENKIEENTVTVAPNPTSGIVKINSPKGLKDISVTAYSMDGKIVYTKKFNGTNKALDLDFTPQLEGSRVLILNIEAEGGFQKTVKLLKK
- a CDS encoding alkaline phosphatase PhoX is translated as MKKQLLTIGALALLATSGIHAQTLIFDKGTSWSYQDLDQAQPDAWKTKSYNISSWPVGNAPLGYGDPVATTIHSGNTGLVTAYFAKDITIDLATLSDNVELGVMRDDGIVVYLNGEEVVRDNMPSGVITFNTLSSTTIDGAAENIYNIFSIPKSKFVNGVNRISIELHNRSVTSSDLRIDAYLKTTGNTTPTPIACNGTHISCFTSIVPTAQTNKLIIPAEHKYQLILKEGDNYTEGGGLVGGQNDFTAYVAKSGSSTNGYLSVNHETNPGGVTMAEVNYNASTKLWQLTRSRAVSFSAPSLVQTIRNCSGGITPWGTVVTAEESVANNDSNGDGYKDYGWLVEIDPATAQVISKNADGSKGKLWQMGIMNHEMWSSIMQGLLPITEKMEVPIWCINM
- a CDS encoding acyl-ACP desaturase — its product is MYQKLVRKEVMGLLEKEVGSFLDKFLTPIEKIWQPSDYLPDPSSEEFKHDLEEIQTFAREMPYDLFVTLIGDCITEEALPSYESWLMGVDGINQEEKLGWANWVRAWTAEENRHGDLLNKYLYLCGRVNMREVEITTQYLINDGFDLGTSMDPYRNFIYTSFQETATNISHRRVGTLAKQSGNGKLAKMCGVIAADEARHAKAYKHFVAKILEVDPSEMILAFEDMMRKKIVMPAHLMRQSGQKAGELWGHFSDAAQRCMVYTGQDYINIMKDLLDEWKIEHVKGLTEKAEKAQEYLMKLPARLQKITDRVSTPDLQFQFNWVKS
- a CDS encoding BT0820 family HAD-type phosphatase; the protein is MLNNKKIAVDFDGTIVDDAYPGIGKAKIFAFETLKRLQAEGYRLILWTYRHGKTLDEAIEFCKQNGIEFYAVNSSFEGEVFDSENQSRKLDADWFIDDRNLGGFPGWGEIYNIIQERIEFRVEGKEVLAYSKLKKEKKKGLFW
- a CDS encoding cytochrome-c peroxidase, with translation MRSYPLLVVVLLIGFAVMSFNPVYKGKESENTFINKGLTDFKSKLELLKSDVRKFSEDRISLEELQTSLKSTRNSFKEIEFYIAYHYPEFTKTDLNAAPLFHIEAAGTSAYTLPPKGLQVLDELIFSEEAKDEKEKIKTITDFLYNSYSTFYLSAMKNGISKGNNKTLPLRIELIRIYSLGVTGFDTPGSLNISEEAGHAFAGMKKYINDDPYFKNYNIQKADQTLGEAISYLSKNNDFETFDRIEFYKKYIQPLYEELGKWDGRADDLKEFSGWNVNNRNLFSSDFLDPYFYTLLKSSEDNQNLRNLGKSIFYDQNLSGNEKMSCATCHLQENAFTDLKIKSQSNVEGKTVLRNSPSLYNAVFAKRFFYDLRAFYLEQQAEHVIYNEDEFNTSYEGIIQKLKRKPEYKKAFRTAFKDGNINKENFSKALSSYVASLYSFDSDFDRFMRNEKNVSEEVKKGFNLFMGKANCATCHFAPHFSGLVPPFFNENESEVLGVTTRPIKQLPVELDQDLGRGSSPVKKEKSWIYDYSFKTVTVRNVALTKPYFHNGAFNTLEEVLDFYNEGGGEGLGLKMKNQTLAPDKLNLTQTEMNQIIAFLNALTDVSKVK